A region of the Lagopus muta isolate bLagMut1 chromosome 2, bLagMut1 primary, whole genome shotgun sequence genome:
aaaaaatacaaactcGTATTTGTTCCACTATAAATGTCAGCATCTATAAATTAAACTGTTGTGGATTTAAGATGAATGCAGAATTTGACCCACTGTACCAAAGAAGTAATCTGAGTTCTAAAAGACTTCCCCAGTTACTTCCTCAGTTTTCTTAATGCTTTCGTAATCATACAAtccatttgttttaataatgatTTCATTGCTATTCTACACAAGACAAGAGTACAttaggagacaaaaaaaaaaaaaaaaaaaaaaaaggagcagggTGACAAAGTTTATGAGAACTCTTCTTTCAAGTTCAATTGCAAGTTATTTATCATTCAGCAAATTAGCCTTGAGAGGTCACTGTTGTTCATTCAGGATGAAAGCACTCATGCTAAGATACTGCATAGAAAAATAGTTTAGTTATGTAGTTTCTCCTCTGCTTATTACTCTGTGATGCAGTCTTATGTTGACATGCAAAGGTCTTTTCCTATGATGGAATAGAAAGTTGTATGAAACTGttcaaagcaaaaatgtaaaccttttccctttcaatGCATTACTTTAATTACATTACATAACAGAGATTTAGtacaataaaattatatatattcattAAAGTACTCTGATTAGATTGCTTCTTGTCATAATGTTTAATCCCTAAAGTGAAATACACTGAGATGTTGATCTTTTTATTAAGCTGATATCTTTTAAAGCTAAAGATCTAGCAAGTTGTACAGGAACTTAACTGACGATCTGTTTACTGCACTTCATTTACTTCATTGAGCTTTTAATATCactagataaaataaaaagatcaaaGAAATTTCCTGCCTATGAGGGAAAGTGAACTGCATATTAACATTTTCATGCTACCAGTGAGAATTCTTGTAACCCAACCAATAGAATAACTGCACTGCAGAGGCATGAATCTTTTGAATTACActtgcagaaaagctgcagtcaTCAGTTCTAGCTTCTTTTAGAACAAATTCCTTTTTCCATGACTATGAGTTGTTAAGAATGCCCCTTTTACTCTGACTGCTCCCATTTGAACTCATGATAAAAACAGGCTTTCAAAGCTCTTGTAAACTGAGTTCTCTTTTTACTTAGCTAAAAAACAAGAAGTAGAGCTTGCCTTACTTCAAATATGAAATTCACTGATTAGTTCTGTTCACATGTTGAATTACATTCTGCCAATACTGTGAAATCACATTTTATCAGTTGGCAATGACAGCTCTCTCAAATTCACATGTCATATCCTATAAGCTAGATTTGATAGCTTTGAGATGAGCAGCATCTAACTCTATGAGAAATTCTGGTGAAGTTGGTAGAATCTCTTGCAGTAACTTTTTTAGGGCATGCaaattattaacaaaaaaagTTGAATTATTTTATCATTACTTTAATGCTGAACCATCTCAGATGACTTTCTTCCTCTCAACATTTTAAATGTGGGTCATGTTGTACATTTAAGCTATAAagattattctttattttttagagCCACATATTTATACAAATCAAAGACCTGATCCTGCAAACATTCAAGCATATGCTTAATTTGACTTAGTGATGCAATCTCTTACATATAGATTAATGGGACAAAAGTGTATATAAGATTAGGGCCTTATTTGGCTTTCAGGAAATCTTTTTACCCCTCTCCAAATACTTTGAGTAGCCCTTTTATTGAGCATATAATGCCTGCAAGGCTGCAAAggaaacccaaaataaaaacagagatatctgcacatttttcaaagaaggatagttttttccatttaatctttaaatggaagagagaaggaagaagaaaagtcaTAGCAGCACCTGTTATACTGCCTGTTAAACCCATCAGCAGGGCAAAATGTGGTATGAACATAGCCATCAGCAGAGTTAACAGGAGAAATACACTTCTtacacacaaagcaaacagtGGGGAACTGTAATTGGAATAGTTGCCTCTAGATATACAAGCATAAACAATTTCCGTGGCTGCAAAAAAGGGCAAAGGATAAGAAAGATGGGCCTTGGTTAATAGGCACAAATTCACTAGAGTTTGAAGAAATGATGGCAGGTTGTCAGTAACAACTTCCCTAGTCTCTTCACCCCAAGTTAAAAATGCAGACAGGGCAAAGGTTGTTTTCAAGACACAAGCAAAAAAGTGAGTCCAATTCAGCATACACCTAAATTCCCCTGGGTTTTTCATGTTACCTTCAAGTGtaggaagaaatatttgtgaAGTGTAACTGAAAATTATCACCCCCATGGAGACCAAGAAGTCTTCAAATTCCAGGGAGAGTCTGAATTTTGCCCAGGACCACTGATGTATTTGTGTGAGACAGTAAGTCATCACTACAAAGATGATAATGAAATGGACCAAGGAACAAAGCTGGCTGAGTTTGGAGACAATTTTTAGAGTTTTGATAAATACACAAGGCAGCAGTGTAAGAAATGCAATTACAGACCAAGTTTTCTTGGTCACTGGTACATATGAAAAACTGTGTGACAGCAAATTCCCACTAACAACCAGATACAAAATACATGTCATGATCAGTTCCGTCACTTGGGTCACATTGACAACTATGCCACCTAGTCTGGGAGACAGCTTTTTGCAGCAGGCATTTGCAATATCTTCATATGTATCTCTCACTCTTATGAGCTGcccatcttcattttcttcatacaGGCAAGCGATTAGAATTTTGCCTGTATAACAGCATAATGCTGCAGACAAGACAATAAGAAACAGGCCACTGTATCCACTGTGGAGAAGAGCATATGGCAATCCCAGGACAAAAATTccctgaagaggaaaaagagaaataagagatAGCAGAAAATCCCTGAGGCAAAATGTATAGTAGAAGTCATGCTCCCAAACTTGCCCTTCACCAAACACTGCTTTCACCAAACTGCATGGTGGAAGTGCTGCTACATCCAGCTAGGTAACCATGAGAAGTATGTTTATTTATGACAACTGAAATTATCAGCAAAAATAACTGCTCATACTGACACACATGTAATGATAAGCTAGGAAAAGGAGAATGTGGATGAATGATATAGTCAGGTTCTTAGTTAATATTTAACGCTGATGTGATTTTACAAGGTTCCGAGGCAGTTACTCAGTCAACATACATATTAATGAAATGGGTTTAATAACAGTAAAATTAAGCAGCTGTATTATCACCATCTccataattttcatttaaactaaAAATAGCATTGTAGATAGATCCAGTAATGACAATTCTCTTCAGTCTAATAATTGTTAACACACCTCTGGAAAGGAAAGGGCAttaaagcaacagcagcattgGCTTTAGCTTTCTTTGTGGCTTCTGAACTCCTCACACAATCTTTACATTGGTTAAGTCCACTACTACAGCAATTTTGCTCAGAAGTTGAGATTCTAGATTGTGCAAACTTATTTAGGTGTCTAAACCACACATGAAAAATATAGACATAATTTTCTCTAAACACTCTCAGAAATGGacataattatatatatatatatatttatccaGTAAAAACTGTCATTCAAATTTCATAAAgcagtttaggaaaaaaatatagttaAACAGTTCTACAGAAATTTttacttctgtatttattataGCATTGGTGATGCGATGAAATAAGAACTTTCATGGTCATGTTCGCTATCATCCAGACAAGACTTGATTTGTATCAATTCCATCTTAATTCTATTTCTGAACAAACCAGAACTTCATTCTACTTTGCTAAACCTGTGAACTCTCAAGAAAAAGAGGTTTTTTACATCACATGAGCCATCAAGACATCCACCTGATGGTTCAAAACAAGTAGAATTTTCCTGAAATTCTAGATTTCATTTTGGTATTACCCAGTGGAATTAATTGCTACCCACATTTTTGTATAAAATCCTTGCTACTATGCACTCATCACTGATTGCTTTCTGAACATTACTcatttccacattttaaaatgctagtCATGGCTCTTTTCAAAGTAAATGGGATTTCCTTTAGAGAGCACCTCATTTCATGGAATATGTATTGGCTGAAGTTTGAAGGGACAAGTCCTATTTCTTAGGCATACCTCTAATCAGAGAGGAGCTCTGTTCCCTACAGTTACTACTGAGTACTACTGTTTACAGGCTCAGGTGCTTATATTTTATTCACTGCGAAACATGGCGGACCCTCCTGCTCTTCTTGAAGGGAGCAACAGGTTCTTTCCCTCTCACTTCCTAGGCAGGTAGTGCTGCTTACTGTTTTCAGGAAGAAGAAGTGAACTTGACAGTCTAAATCTCAGCTTATGAATTTTTCATCCATAATCTTGGCCATGAGATCAGATAAGGACGTTTCAGGCATGCTTTTGTCTTTTATGTTTTCTCAACTCACTCAAACATCAGTCTTTCTTGTGAAGGCAGCATAGGAGGCCAGCTCTGTTTCAGTTCATCGAGAAGATTCGTGTTCACCTCGTCTTCAGGGGCTTTGTACCTTACTCCCCATTTCTTTGTCGTACACATTGTCTCAGGCTTGATTGATAAGGAGGGGCAATTTTTCAAACACTGAATAATCATCAATGTATATAAAGtattactgttttcttccagcCATGAGATAGCAGTCTTTTTCAGGCTCGCTACTGGCCTGAATCATcaacaggagaagaaatattaaagccctgaaattaaaacattatttttcctctaagTCAGTGAAATTGTTCACCGTAAGCATTGCCAGTCTCACCAGACTTCACTCTAGAtacagacagaatcacagaatcatagaatcatagaatcaccaaggttggaacagacctaaaagatcatccagtccaaccgttcacctattcccaatagctcccaaTATATCTGCAACATATAGCTGAATAAGAGCTAGAAGGATCATATTAATTACATGCCTTAGTACCTCTTGATTAAAAGGTCAGCATCTTTGTATATTGTAACAGAGGTACTTTGGTTATTATTTGCATAACAATACAGTTATTCACTTTCACTACATAACTATTTTGGTTGTtttaaagatttcattttacagCAATGTTTTCTGGTATAAATCACAGGTGCTGTTTCATTTAAGAGCTGGGATTCCACTGTCTAGTTGACTGTACTTCAGTCACCCCAAACTCCCCACTCCATTACAGTAATGGCTTGGCTCCATTCTAACGTGGGCCTTGTGATCCAATTAGCTCACAGTTAGTGTTTCTTACCTATATGAACTTCATGGAAGCATTCAAAAGTGCttaatttctgttatttaataAGCTTCTTACTTAAAAACACTAGATATCTGACTACCTGGTCTGCAGATAGTACATGCATGTAACTTCTGCTGTCTTGCCATTTTTAATCACAGATTTCACTGACTAGGAAGATAAGTAATTGCCTTAAGTACAAAATGTGTTCTCTTACCTATGAAAACAATCCTTAGAGAACATTTACATAATAGTTTGAATTTAAAAGCATTGTAAATAAACCAGATCTGTGAAAAAGTCATGAAGATAAAAGCCACAATCATCTTGCATATTAACATAAGAACAATGatgttttctcagtttcttgCAATTTGTAGCAGGCTTATCTCATTTGCTCCATACTCACAGCACCATTGTTTTGCCCCTTAACCTGCATTTGGGAGTTCAAAAGGTATCTGCTGACCTGAAGGGTGACAGTGTAATTAAACTGCAGGTAAGTGTCAGAGCAGGCTTTACCACAGaacggctttttttttttccccatgctgaATTTAGGCCATTAGCGTTTATCTGACTAGCCTCAAACTAAACCAAAGCGCAAGTGTTTCACAGATACTATCACGTTTGACAGCCATTTGCAGTCCTCCCCACAGGTGTCTGCATTTCCCAGCTTAATTGTTAGTTTAATCAGAGTATGACATAATTCTAACCTCTAACATTTCCTTGCTGTTTGTTTATATCAATTTTATTTGGTACTTAACACACAGCATAAGATGAAAaatgttgttgttggtttttttttcaacttttgaAATTTCAGACGTTATTAAATAATCTCATTTTTGCTCTCTCTatactttttcttcaaataaacatagaaccatagaatccttagagtcAGAAAGGACATCTAAGGGCCATatagtccaattcccctgcaatgaacaggggcatgCACAAgtagatcagggtgctcaggaCCTTATCCAGCTTTgacttgaaagtctccagggatggggcataaATCACGTCACTGGGCAACCCATCCCAGTACCTCTCCACTCTAAttgtaaaagatttttctcttataCCTAACTTAAAACTACCCTCTTTTATCTTGTTactgtttccccttgttctatcaccccagagcctgctgcagagtctgttgccttcttttccatagctctcctttagatactgaaaggctactATCAGGTCATCTTACGGCCTTCTCttcctcaggctgaacagccccagctctctcagccagtcctcataggagaggtgctccattGTGTGGATCATTGACCTcactgttgatgtcactgatgaagatattaaagagtattgACCCCATCACt
Encoded here:
- the LOC125688995 gene encoding vesicular inhibitory amino acid transporter-like, with product MVRWDSCLDTDEENVNFARRDELNRVHSEEREKPDGPLKFELDICHQDPGYETPAPLPQARVKLLSSWEAGWNVTNAIQGIFVLGLPYALLHSGYSGLFLIVLSAALCCYTGKILIACLYEENEDGQLIRVRDTYEDIANACCKKLSPRLGGIVVNVTQVTELIMTCILYLVVSGNLLSHSFSYVPVTKKTWSVIAFLTLLPCVFIKTLKIVSKLSQLCSLVHFIIIFVVMTYCLTQIHQWSWAKFRLSLEFEDFLVSMGVIIFSYTSQIFLPTLEGNMKNPGEFRCMLNWTHFFACVLKTTFALSAFLTWGEETREVVTDNLPSFLQTLVNLCLLTKAHLSYPLPFFAATEIVYACISRGNYSNYSSPLFALCVRSVFLLLTLLMAMFIPHFALLMGLTGSITGAAMTFLLPSLFHLKIKWKKLSFFEKCADISVFILGFLCSLAGIICSIKGLLKVFGEG